The Diorhabda carinulata isolate Delta chromosome 4, icDioCari1.1, whole genome shotgun sequence genomic interval ggttgaaatgaaaattttttgtgacaatatcaaaaacattcattatatgaaaaaaacaacCTTTTTAGTTAGTCACTTTACTTATACAGGAGTCCTGTTGGGGAATTGTCAAgtcaatggacacctgaagacgtTAGGTTTAGAACATGTAGTTTCAGTTACCGAGATATGgaattccagaaaaaaaatgCGAAATGGCTAAATGAAGATAATCATCAGCTAAAGCTAACCCATATATTGAACTTTCTATCATCAGAGAAATTAATAGATCTGATTATcgcaagaaaaatttttaaataaccgaaaagaaattgatgaaaatgaataaGAATGCTAGTGAATCAGGAACTTAAGGACAAGAcacataaattaatataaacagaTAATGAATTGATATGGATGCCTAGAGAGGTGGAAGACCaagtgaaagaaaatataaaaaaaattaatattcaagtTGAGAAATAGAAGAGGATGGAACCGAATAATCAAAGAAactaaaagttataaaaatttattaaaaaatgaagaaatagaaCGACAAGAAGTCATGCATGGAAATAAAAGAATATCCAAATTCTCgacttttatatataatttaatgaaattttgggGCCCACCGTTggatttgtaaaaaatttaaattgtaattttatacatccaaaaaaaaatggaaaaattataaacaaggACAAACAATTATTTCGTACTAATGAGAAATTAATTAATCTTTTAATGTTAcccaataaatttattgatttaatgTGATTTTTGCGAAAAATACTTACAAAGCGTATAACTAGCGTCCACTAATTTAGCAGCGGCTTCCGGTGGTAATTTAGAGACTTCTTTAATGTGTTGTTGCATTATCGACATTTGTTGTAGACTCCTAAGTTCTTGTTCATCCACAAACGTCTTATCTTTTTTGTAACCGATTTGTTTCAATTCCGATAAcctataatataaattatcttcgcttttacttatatttttataatttgctgAGAGTCTTGGCCAATCtaatcataaaaaagaagaactaaAGACCAAATGAAgagaaatctcaaaaaaattgggaaaaatgGGTAAGGCAATAAAGAAATGTAAAAAAGTAGAGAAATGGAAAAACCGAAAGGAAACCATCAACATATTGAAGAGGACAGTTCTTgttctcttttatttatattcttacAATTTGTTGTGAGtcttatcataaaaaagaaaacgacACAAAAGAACTAGAGACCAAAAGATACAGtgcgttgaaatttttcatagatataaatataaataaataacttactTGCTAGCAAGATCttgtttagttattttttccTGTGGTTTACTAGCTATTTCAGTACTGGATGCTTCCAAAGGTGGTTCGGTACTTTCAGGTACCATGTTCGAAGAAATCGACTGTTCAACTGGacctaaaataaattattaattagatTATTTGGTGATTGTGTAAAGAGATAAGTTTCTCACTAGTTCCGCTATATTTTCTTcgtatttcttctttttctctaaTGGCATTAGATAATCTCAATTGCAAGGTGTCTCTTTCTTCTAATAAGTGGGTTAATTCGACGGTTAGTTCTTCGCAACGTACGTCTCTTTGATGTAACATGTACAAAGCTATATCTAATTCTGCTCGGTTTACGGTTGCGGATAGATCGTCATCGGAAACTGGTTGTTTTTCGGATTGCGAACCGatctaaatatacaaatataagtaattgatttaataaaatcaaataaaaactcaCCCTTATTCCTGTGGATACGGGTTGTTGAGTGATAGCGTTCCTGCTGATGTCCATTTCGGCGATTAAACTGTCGTAATCTTTACTCTTTTCgaataattcttttttcaattgttcaatTTTAACGACCTGCTCTTCGATTATACCCCTCATCTCGtctaattgtttattttcttcttcgGCTAACGTCGATTGTTCTGCAAGTTTTTCTTCCAATTGTCGAAGTCTAGTTTCTAATTCTTCTTTCAATCCGGTATGttcttgttgttgttgtttcatTAGTTGTTCTAGTTCCATTCTGACCCTGTATTGTTCGTTGGCGTTGTAAAGGGATTCGGCCACTTGGGTTTTTAGAGCTTCAACGTCTAAATCTTTGACTGATATCAGTTCTTCGTAATGGCTTTCCAATTCTTTGTAACGGGTTGTTTTTAAATTCTCCATCGATAAGGCGTATTCTTGTTCTTTGTTGATTAAAGTTTcgtttattttgttgatttcaaTTTGCAGCAATTCGGCGTTTTGTTGGGAATAGGAGAGTTGTTGATTGAGGGTTTCGCATTCGTGCGATTTTGTCGCTAAATCTTGAGTGATGTCGAAAAGATGTTGTTGACATTCGGCAAGTGATTGTTgaagaattaaataatcttgTTTGTACTGCGATAATTCCGTTTCTAATTTATGTGTGTCTTTGTTGTCCATCGAAAGTTGTAATTGTTGGTTTAATAATGTAATctgctgatttttttcatctacCAAAGTCTGAAGATTTATATTACTTTGGTGGTACTCTTCGAGTTTAAGTTTTAATTCTTCTGCAGCGTATTGTGCTTCGTTATACTGTTTTTGCATGTTCAATAATTCTTGTTGATCCGTTTCTTGTCGatgctaaaaaaaataaaaacatgttagtgaacaattttgaataatacaaatatcaaattggaTGCTTTTCCAAAACATAAATCGACATTAAAACACCATGGAATTGTTGCTGTAGctctaaaattgttttaaaattaataaataaaacaagaaattaacagacttttcattcattataaaaataagcaTTTCTTGAAGAGTCGTAAGTTTATCACAAAACAAATTAAGAACTTGGTATACAGAatgttatgaaataaaaataatggtaaTAGAGAAAACAGTAAAGAAAATTAGTGAAAATCAAGACTGGAGTTTGAAATTaactaacagaaaaaaaagatgaaatgaAGTTAAAGATAAACAGAAAACATTGATAGTACATGGAAAAAGGATCAAAAAAAGGAAGCAAAATAGAgctaaaatatgaaattatagtGAAACAGGTTCAAATAACTGAAATGAAAACGAACTTTAATCAAACAGGACTTGAGTATATGCATAAGGaggaaagaaaattttgaaatgaacaaTACAGGACAAAATGAGGCTTAAATGAATAGAAATGAATCAAAAAGCTCTGAATAGATGGTTAAATAAGATGATAAACAAAACATGAGGCTGAAATATGAATAGAGTTTACACcagcaatgaaaatttagtggtccaaaaggACTACCTAAGTTATGATTTAGCGGTCCAAATCGACCACCTAAGTTATgatttaatggtccaaaaatataacgtggtagacaaaagtaaaaaaattaacatatgcatgctacacacacttttatacatatttttacggcatatataaattcttttatgcaaaaacagcacagtaaatataaaacataggtttttttgaaaatattttgggcgACAAATTTGTCGTCGATGTATATGATTTTGGCgacatttttttgatgatttggCGACAATTGTCGCTATGTCGCCATGCTGGCGTGAACCCTACACATAAGAAACTGGTCACCAAGATCGTGTGATTTAGCcccaaaaaatcattttctttgaGGTTATGCAAAGTTGTTAATAAACCAGAATTGATGTATCAGATTGCACCACATAAAAATTTCTGTTGAATAAAGCTCGTTTTATTGATGGCAAAAATAGATTTGAAGCTatcgaaattgataaaaaatagtccaaataaatctaaaaaaccTATTCCTTACAGcctatttcaatcaattttgaaaCTAGGTAAGTTTAAGTCGATTTATCATGATTATGTTTAGTTGTAATGAATTGGTATTACCTAtgcaaaatttccaaaatttctataTCTTGGGTTGAAATATATATCCAGAAAATTGAGGCTGAAATTTGAGAGAGTAAACTATATGGAGCTTAAAAAGGGGCGTTgaaacttaaaattaaaaataatatgaaaatgtgACTTGAGTAAATAGAATCagtaattagaaataaataaaggaaGAAGAGggttgaataaatagaaaaaagataaaataaacgttaaaaaaatagaaaaatcgaaaTAGAGTGTTTGAATGGAATTATAGAGATAAGAAAATTTGAGGGTGTCAAAATTATAGAAGCATTGCAAAGAGGcttaaatgaaaagaaaaacatgAAGCAGgatcttaaaataaaataaatagacaaataaagGTAAAGAGGAATTGGAAATGAGCGATAGAAATGCAGAATGGggtttaaaaagaaaagaaaaacgttAAATGTGTAGATAAAAGGAAACGGGGTTGGAAATGAACGACAGAATGCAAAACGAAGGTGAAAAACGCGAAAATAAGCTTGAATGAATAGTAAAACATCAAAATTGGAATTGGAATTGGAAGTATAAATGGATGTGGAAACTTAAAATAAACAGTAATACGAgagaaaaaaacaatagaagCGTAGAAAAGAAACAGaatcttgaaataaataattaaaggGAAAAAGACGCTAGAAATGAGCGTCAAAGGGAAAAATATGGTTAAATTAAATTCACTTGTACCTTATACTCTTCCACAATTTCTTGTAACCTCAAAAtctcattttctttttcattcaaCTGTTGTAATTGTTCTTTTAGATATTCGACATTTTGTCGAAGTTCCAAAATTTCTCGATCTTTTACCAAAATCTGATCCACTTGCGTTTGCAATTTCGCTATTTGCAAATCTTTTTCTTGACCGTCGCTATATTGAGATCGCAATCGAATTAACTCCTCTTCTTTTTCTCGAACCGATTCGCGATAATTTTgcaattcaatattcatattttcgatTCGGGTTTCAACTTGTCGTTCGTTTTCCGCTGATAAACCGAGCTGCCTTTGAATTTCGACGAGTATATCCTGTTTTTCGCAGGACAGAGGAAACGACGTGTTTCTTTCCAATACTTTCACAATTTCTTCGACGACTTCGCGTTTTTCGTCCAACTGTTGACGAGTCGTTTCGGCTAACGTCTTCAAACTGGACAATTCCACTTCTTTATCGGCCAATAGTTGTTGGATAGCTTCGAAATCGGCCACCTAAAAGGATCTACGATTAGTAAAAGGAAAATGTATTAAGATCGAAATGGTTTTGTTCACCTGTTTGGCTAAAGCGGATTTTTCTGTCTGTTCGTTAATTAgcaattggttcaaatcgtTAATCGCGCGTTGTCTGTCATTTATCTGTTGTTGTAGAGCCGAAATTCTATCGACTTCGTTTTTAATTTCGACATCGACGTTTTTTCTTAATTCGTTATTTTCGTTTACCAGACTATtacatttttcttctaaatcgttaatttcatttttaagtttttcttgTATAGCAGCAAAATCAGTTTCGACTATACTCAAATGATATTTCCAACTTTCGGCGACTGTATtacctaaaataataaaaaaatttatttgcgataaacaaatttagaaaaaaaaactcaccCCTTTCGTCGACTTGGGCCGCCCATTTTTCCTCCAAATCTGTAACGGTATCGAccaatttattttccatttccgTAACGATTCTGTCCATTTCCATTTGTTTGGCGTTCAAATCGTTCTTCAACGTTTCAATTTCTTCGTCGGAAGCAAGTTTTTCTTTACGAAGTTCCTCGATTACTGTTCGTAATTCTTCGATTTTTTCGCTCGATTCTTTAGTTTCGTTTTGAAGTTTCCTGGATTCCTCCAATTCCGTTTGCAATTCGAGTATATTCCTGGAAGACGTATCTTGAAGGTTCTGATATCGCCGTTCgatttccatatattttcctTTCGATTCTTCTTcgtttcttttaaatatatcgATCAATTGTTCGAGATTTTCCGCTCTATTTCCACTCAATTCCTTTATGCGTTGCGTTTCAAATTCACCCTGTAAGTTATTGATAACGTTCGAACTgctttcttttaatttttcaaattccgAATAAAGTATTTGATATTGTTGGACCAAATTAGATTTTTCCATCGACAATTCTTTATTGGTTTCTTGTATTCGTgtcaatttttcttctaaattttctattaaattgattttattaggTAATTCTTCGTTTTTGAGTctgtttaattcttcttctgaATCTTTTTGTATCAGAACTCGcaattcttcattttcttttgttaaattatcgacaattatttttagtttttcaatattttctttttcttcgtaTCTGGAAGcttccaattttaatttttcttgcgTTTCTTTTAAATCAGTTAACTTTTCATTGGCAGCTGTAAGAACGTCGATTTGGTTcgacattttttccttttccacgCAATTAACGTTGAATTCTTCtttcaaatttacaaatttcttttccaaatctactaataaatcgatttttattttcaattcttcttctaatacacgtttttcttcgattattttattcaattcctCCTCCAAGATTCGCACCCCGTTACCCTCCAATTCCATCTCCGattgtttttgattttccaataaaattcgcaattcttcattttcttttgttaaatCGTTAacgataattttaatttcttcaatttttgaagtttcaattttcaatttttcttcaagaaaATCGATTTGTTGTAACAGTTTTCCCTTTTCCTCGTAATTAACGTCGAATTCTTctttcaattttacaaatttcttttcCAAATCTACTAATAGATcgattttgattttcaattcttcttcCAAGTTTCGCATCCTCGTTTCGTTACCGACGTTTCTGCTTTTCTCTAATTCCACCCTTAGCTGTTTTTGATCGTCCAACAGAGCTTGTAACTCTTCATTGTCAGCCGTCAGATCTTTAATCAACGTTTTCaattcttctatattttctttGGATTCTTCTACATCATCTGTTTTGGAAATAATTCGATTTTCTTCCCAATCGAACGAATTTAACGATTCCTCGTATTTCCTTTTCCATTTTAGTAATTCGCAATCttgtatttctttttgttgCATCATTTTTTCGTTGGTAACCGTGAGTATATCTAATCGGTTCGATAATTTcgctttttcttctttttctttattcaataaTCCAGTACATTCTTCGATTCTTTTTTCCAATTCCTCCACTTGCATTTTCAATTCATCTTGTATCGTCTGTTCCAAATCGAAGAAATCGTTTTTATTAGTAGCAGTCCGTTTTGACAATGTTTCGTTTTTCATCTTCAGTTCTTTACATTTCTTCGTTAATTTACCGATTTTGATTTGTAGTTGTTGGATTTCTTTTTGATGCGTTTCGTTATCGGCTTGTAATTTGTTCAGTTGTGTTTTTAGAACGTTTTCGTTTCTGTATTGATGTTCTTCTTCTAATCTAACTTCTTCTGGTCCCCAAGCCCATCCGTCGTCGTTTTCTTCCCCTATTTGATAAGTCAAGTAAGCTTTCGACTGTTGGATCGGTTCTTCTTGTACCGGATCATTTTGATAACCTAAAAATTCGTTTTCGCATTTTTCGTATTCTAATCGTCGAAGCGAATCGGGATCTCGAAGACCGTCGATTTCTTCGTTCGACATTATTTGACATTCCAACGAATCTTCCGGTttgttttccagttttttataAAGCGATTTAGTAAATTCGTTAAACATATCCGAGCAATCATCGActactttttcattttctttatcgacgttaaacaataaaatttctaacgcttttattttcgtttctaaatcttctttgGTGTTATTTTCTTCGGTTTgtgtttcttttgtatttaaatcgtaaattttttttttggcttCGTTAATAACGTCGTTAACTGTTTCTGTTCCTTTATCTTTTATCATCAATTTTCGTTCCaaagttttggattttttcatcgaaatttCCCAATTGGTCGAAGCTAGGTACAAATTTTCTTctaatctatttatttttcctttcaattcgttattttctatcgataattcttcttctctttctttTAGAACCTTGACCgtttcttctagtttttccCTTTGGAACGTCAATTCGTTATTCTTTCCTATCAATTCCTCCAATTGTATCTGATAatcgttttcaattttttcgtaatCTCTTTGGTTTCGCTTTTGTAATTCCTCGTTTTCCATCTGCGTCTGTTTTTGTACAGTTTCTAAATGtatcaattgttttttcaattccGCGTTCACCTGTTCCTGCTCTTCTAAATTACCCTGTACAATTTTCAATTGTCCAACtttttcttgtgatttttttactttcactTTCAATTTGTGTATCAATTCTTCTTGTTCTCTATTTCTCTTTATCAAATCTCcattttcttctttgatttcttcCAAAGCAGTCTTTAAGACTTCTTCATTGTTAGTTATATCTTTGAGCTTTTCGCTCATTTCTTTTTCCATTAATatcttttctttcaaattattttcatttataatcaatttatcttcgatatctttaaatttattagttaaatcttctttttcttccaatAATCTACCGAGATCCTGTTCCAATTTTTCGTTCCGTTCTTTATAATGATTCAATTCGGATTCATTCGTTTCTATTATCAATTGCAATTCGTTTATTTTATCTTCGTTTGTCGATTCGTTACTTCCGTGTAAATTATCGAATTCCTCATGTAAACTCCTCGATAATTCTTGTTTTAAACTTacttctgttattttttcttgcTTCTGTCGAGTTTCTATCAACATATTTTGCAAATCTGAATTTTGTTGTTGTAACGTATCGATTATATCCGacatttcttttaatttccTTTCGGAATTATCCAAAGCTAAAGTTTTCTCTTCTATCTCCTCCTTTATTGCTTCTATTTCTATTCGGAGTTCATTCATCTCTTTGTCGGTATTTATTTCGGTttcccatttttctttttcttccttaTACCTACTTTCCAATTCCTGATATGCCTgcgttttctttttcaaattcgccgctattttcttcattttttccaattgttctttatttttattggataATTCTTGTATCTGCGTTTCCAATGAACCGTTATTGTTATCCAGTTGTTGTTGAAGTCCcagatatttttgtttcatttcttcgATGATTTCATGTATTTTCGTATCTTTTTCTTGTAGTTgcttttccagattttttattatttcttctttacGCTTCAATTCGTCGTATAAAGTTTCGTTTTCTGATTTGTTAAAAGCGATTTCTTCTTTAAAATCTTGGACTTGTTCGTTTAGGGATTTTACTTGATTTTCCATGAATTCAAAGTTGCCTAACTTTTCGTTGGCTACCTGTAAATCCCCGACTACAGTATTTAGATCGTTTATCAATACGTTTAATTCCTTGACGTCGTTTTCTCTTTCACCTAACTCGGTTTGAAGTTTATTAATCAAACTCGAAGAATTtattaattcagttttattttcttcaattatcaATCGATAATTagtaatttcttcaatattttcttttagtttatcTTCTAATTCgcttaatttttctttagtttccATCAATTCTGTTTCTAAATTATCCTTTTCGTGTATATTCGAATCTAAATCTTTGAGGGATTTTTCGAggtatttattttcttccaacAACTTTTCGTAATCGCCCTGTAGGTTTCgcaatttcgaaatttcttctttatcttcatCTACATCTTCTAATCGTTTTAATTTTTCCACGAggtgtttattttctttttgtaaatcGTCTTTTTCACTTTGTACTTGCTCGTAAGTTTCCACTAAAATATCCCTGTAGTTTTCTATTTCGTTTATCTTCATacataattgattattttcttctCTTAACGCATCTAATTTCAACATAACTTCTTTCCTTTCAACGTTAAACATTTCGATTCTCTTCAATAATTCTGTCGAATCTTCTGTTAGCTGAGAAACGGTTTCGTTTAATTCAGATGGTGCTACTTCTTCATCTAAAGCCTTCGAAGGTTCTTCCATATTCTTTTGATATTCCAGCTTCTCTTGTTGCGTTAAACCTTCCACTATCTCTATACTTTCCGCAGACGAAACTTTTTCAGCACTCAGCTTTTctaatttatcaattaattccatattttcctaaaaaaaaatgagttgaAAGTGGTAGGTGAGGGAAACATGTCTTTGAATTCATGGAGGGGCTTTAAATAAgtaattgtaaattttgaaaaaatttaaaaattagataattaaaaacGTTACCTGGATATAATTATCTAATTTAGTAGAGAgatctaatttttcttttttaaattcttcgattttttcaaacaattcatccttttctttattaagtttttcaatttcttctctcaatttattattttcttttcgcGATTGCTCCAATTGTTCTTCTATTTGGATGGATTTCATTTCGAAAGTAACTTGATCGTTTTGCAATTGAGACAATCTCTCGTTTTGTTCAGTTAAATCAGTTATATTCGATTTTAAGGAAATTATTTctggaaaatacatttttttagagatatttttaaatataagcgttttcgtagtgggattgtggcaaagttaaaacatcaaaatattaaaattgacacttgatagaaatatgaatatttttgattttgatagatttaaagatttaaaaaaaacaacaaaatttaagaCATCCCAATTCTCTGCTAATTAATTCTATGATAAAGAATACAGAGGTATTCAAGAGCTTGgatatatattagaattagtacactATCGTGTTTAAtattgccacaatcccactacgaaaacgttCATAAACTAATGGTTTCAattcacatttttaaatataaatatatacacacCACTTTCTAATAATCCgatcactttttctttttcctcaAATTCTTCGGCGTTCCTGTTCAATTTATCTTGCAATTCCTTCACTTCCTCTGCATAGAGAGAACCTATAGATTAAAAAGGGATTAAATACAATTAAAGAATTGAGAATTTtagcttaaaaaataaaaatttaaaaaacaaccccttttttatttgcaaaaaattgaggGATAACTGCACAACACATCACTATGACACTAAAATCTATCAAGCAGGTTACACGGAAAATTCTTAAGCATTCGCTGGGTGAGAGGTCCCATCAGAGGTTAGGCCAATGCTTTGGGCTGAGTTTCAATAcggtgaaacatttttttcacaaacaaTAACGCTGTTGGGTACATACCAATAATTCTGAGTACTTTTGACTGAAATATATTCGAGTTCTGATGGAAAACTATAATCAGagtaaattttctaaaagtatCAACAAAAGTCCTAttgggcactgtcgcctcaatggACACTCCAAGATGCTAGACTTAACAATACAGCACTATAGCTGGGatcgtatgaaatagaagatgaagatctgTAACATGTACAACCATTCAACAttgtagactttttaaaaggaatgGTTGTATACCGTAACTCCAGATAGGTTTTAATGTGACTTTGTATATTAGCAGCTCGTTGTCGATTGTTATTTGTGAACTTCGGCTTATTAATCAGTAGTTTGCTGAGTTTTAGAACCAATTGTTTTCTCTTGGTTAGTATGGGTGTGCTCCAGGTTAGTTGTGCCTTTAATATTACAGTTGGACAGGTTCCTCTCCTCGTTGGGTGTAGGTAACACGAACAGatttatattcattcattttattcagGAACTCCTGACGTAATTGTGTTGTAATCTTGGATTTTGACTTGAAAGTGTCTATTTTGCAGGTAGTGTCAGACCTTTTAGATATCGCCTGGGCGATATCTAAAAAAGCAGACAAAACGGGTAATAGACTAGTTGGTCTGTAAGATGTAGTGTTTCACTGACTACTTtccacaaaatttgaaaatacccTGTACTGCTTTGTATTGGGAACTTCAACCCCCTATTTGATAgttccttcagtattttggcACTATATCCGGTAGACTTTTTAGGAATCAACTGCTGTATTGATTTTTTGAGTTTAcgtttaattttctatttgatgAGGAGATTCCATAAAATCCCTGACCATAAATCAATTACTTATGACCATCAGCGTGTGTTCTTTGCCAAATTTTCCtcaattgatgataattttacCTTTAATTGGGGTTGTTAAAGTTCAAAACGATATGAAAATAATGTGACCAgtgtttttttgttgaattcGCTTACCTTTGAAAGTATCAATTGATTCGACCATCTTCAGCTGCACGTTTCCTTTTTCATCTTCTAATTCAGCAATTTTCTCGTTCAATTTGGTTATTTCGTTTTGTAAATTGACAATCATAACATTGGCGTCGCTCATTTTCTTGAAAGCGtccaattttttgttcaattccttGATTTTACTCTTATTTTGAGCTTTCactttaatcatatttttgttactttcatctaattgttttttgagtttttctataGTCGAATTTTGCGAGGGGCTATGGCTTTCTTCAATTACTTCAACTTTAGATTCTAAATCTTTAATTTTCGTGGTATATTCTTCTATTAAAGTTTTAGAATCTGCTAATTTTTGTTGGAGATCCTTAATGATAATTTCGTGATTATTGACCTCAGATTTTTCtaaagagaagaaaattattcaaaaacttgatattttaataacataaaaagtaagaaaaatgttacaatGCTAATTAGAAATTACtctcaataaatatttgttcaattacCTGACGTTACGGAATTTCTtactatttcatttttctcttcaattaatttttcattttgttcttGAAGTTCCGCGATTTCCAAAtttttcgacttcaaatcattGAGCAAAACCATCTGCCGAGCTTTCATCTCAGtttccaaaataatgaaattctcTTGCATCTTCCTCATTTGCTCTTTAGTTTCGTCTAAAGCATCTAGTGTATCTTTTCCCTTTTTACTCAAATTATCAGTCATCAAAGTTATAGCTTTAGTTCTGGCATCGATAACTTGATCCTTTTCCTTAAGATTCTCTTGTAAATCCAATATAAtaccttaaaaaataaaaaccaattcaCAAATTAATAAAACGTCTCAGGCTATAATGAACTATAATAAAGAATTTTACTATCTTCACTTACCTTTTGATCTAAGATAAGGAATTTCTCACAATCcatgtttttatattatattttcaaaataaaatcaaatttcagaTGACAGTTGACATATATCTGCCATTAAAACATTAATGATTTTGGACCAATAGGAAAAACACTGCCATCGTGGATTTCTTTCTTGGTCAATGAGAAGCCGGGATtttagacaaatgaaaacatgCGATATTCAATGTTCTTTAAAAAGATGGTTGCCGCCAAAAAGACGCCGCAATCGAACA includes:
- the LOC130892904 gene encoding golgin subfamily B member 1-like isoform X2, which codes for MTDNLSKKGKDTLDALDETKEQMRKMQENFIILETEMKARQMVLLNDLKSKNLEIAELQEQNEKLIEEKNEIVRNSVTSEKSEVNNHEIIIKDLQQKLADSKTLIEEYTTKIKDLESKVEVIEESHSPSQNSTIEKLKKQLDESNKNMIKVKAQNKSKIKELNKKLDAFKKMSDANVMIVNLQNEITKLNEKIAELEDEKGNVQLKMVESIDTFKGSLYAEEVKELQDKLNRNAEEFEEKEKVIGLLESEIISLKSNITDLTEQNERLSQLQNDQVTFEMKSIQIEEQLEQSRKENNKLREEIEKLNKEKDELFEKIEEFKKEKLDLSTKLDNYIQENMELIDKLEKLSAEKVSSAESIEIVEGLTQQEKLEYQKNMEEPSKALDEEVAPSELNETVSQLTEDSTELLKRIEMFNVERKEVMLKLDALREENNQLCMKINEIENYRDILVETYEQVQSEKDDLQKENKHLVEKLKRLEDVDEDKEEISKLRNLQGDYEKLLEENKYLEKSLKDLDSNIHEKDNLETELMETKEKLSELEDKLKENIEEITNYRLIIEENKTELINSSSLINKLQTELGERENDVKELNVLINDLNTVVGDLQVANEKLGNFEFMENQVKSLNEQVQDFKEEIAFNKSENETLYDELKRKEEIIKNLEKQLQEKDTKIHEIIEEMKQKYLGLQQQLDNNNGSLETQIQELSNKNKEQLEKMKKIAANLKKKTQAYQELESRYKEEKEKWETEINTDKEMNELRIEIEAIKEEIEEKTLALDNSERKLKEMSDIIDTLQQQNSDLQNMLIETRQKQEKITEVSLKQELSRSLHEEFDNLHGSNESTNEDKINELQLIIETNESELNHYKERNEKLEQDLGRLLEEKEDLTNKFKDIEDKLIINENNLKEKILMEKEMSEKLKDITNNEEVLKTALEEIKEENGDLIKRNREQEELIHKLKVKVKKSQEKVGQLKIVQGNLEEQEQVNAELKKQLIHLETVQKQTQMENEELQKRNQRDYEKIENDYQIQLEELIGKNNELTFQREKLEETVKVLKEREEELSIENNELKGKINRLEENLYLASTNWEISMKKSKTLERKLMIKDKGTETVNDVINEAKKKIYDLNTKETQTEENNTKEDLETKIKALEILLFNVDKENEKVVDDCSDMFNEFTKSLYKKLENKPEDSLECQIMSNEEIDGLRDPDSLRRLEYEKCENEFLGYQNDPVQEEPIQQSKAYLTYQIGEENDDGWAWGPEEVRLEEEHQYRNENVLKTQLNKLQADNETHQKEIQQLQIKIGKLTKKCKELKMKNETLSKRTATNKNDFFDLEQTIQDELKMQVEELEKRIEECTGLLNKEKEEKAKLSNRLDILTVTNEKMMQQKEIQDCELLKWKRKYEESLNSFDWEENRIISKTDDVEESKENIEELKTLIKDLTADNEELQALLDDQKQLRVELEKSRNVGNETRMRNLEEELKIKIDLLVDLEKKFVKLKEEFDVNYEEKGKLLQQIDFLEEKLKIETSKIEEIKIIVNDLTKENEELRILLENQKQSEMELEGNGVRILEEELNKIIEEKRVLEEELKIKIDLLVDLEKKFVNLKEEFNVNCVEKEKMSNQIDVLTAANEKLTDLKETQEKLKLEASRYEEKENIEKLKIIVDNLTKENEELRVLIQKDSEEELNRLKNEELPNKINLIENLEEKLTRIQETNKELSMEKSNLVQQYQILYSEFEKLKESSSNVINNLQGEFETQRIKELSGNRAENLEQLIDIFKRNEEESKGKYMEIERRYQNLQDTSSRNILELQTELEESRKLQNETKESSEKIEELRTVIEELRKEKLASDEEIETLKNDLNAKQMEMDRIVTEMENKLVDTVTDLEEKWAAQVDERGNTVAESWKYHLSIVETDFAAIQEKLKNEINDLEEKCNSLVNENNELRKNVDVEIKNEVDRISALQQQINDRQRAINDLNQLLINEQTEKSALAKQVADFEAIQQLLADKEVELSSLKTLAETTRQQLDEKREVVEEIVKVLERNTSFPLSCEKQDILVEIQRQLGLSAENERQVETRIENMNIELQNYRESVREKEEELIRLRSQYSDGQEKDLQIAKLQTQVDQILVKDREILELRQNVEYLKEQLQQLNEKENEILRLQEIVEEYKHRQETDQQELLNMQKQYNEAQYAAEELKLKLEEYHQSNINLQTLVDEKNQQITLLNQQLQLSMDNKDTHKLETELSQYKQDYLILQQSLAECQQHLFDITQDLATKSHECETLNQQLSYSQQNAELLQIEINKINETLINKEQEYALSMENLKTTRYKELESHYEELISVKDLDVEALKTQVAESLYNANEQYRVRMELEQLMKQQQQEHTGLKEELETRLRQLEEKLAEQSTLAEEENKQLDEMRGIIEEQVVKIEQLKKELFEKSKDYDSLIAEMDISRNAITQQPVSTGIRIGSQSEKQPVSDDDLSATVNRAELDIALYMLHQRDVRCEELTVELTHLLEERDTLQLRLSNAIREKEEIRRKYSGTSPVEQSISSNMVPESTEPPLEASSTEIASKPQEKITKQDLASKLSELKQIGYKKDKTFVDEQELRSLQQMSIMQQHIKEVSKLPPEAAAKLVDASYTLSRDIQSPSKVLLNWLWGRSTPKVNDT